GCCGGACAGGCCGCGGCCGCGCTCGTCGAGCTCGCCCTGCCAGCCCTCGGGCAGCGCGTCGTAGACGTCCTCGGCGTTGGCCACGCGCAGCGCGTGCTCGGCCTGCTCACGGGTGAGCCGGCCGTGCGGGTCGACGGCGTCCTGCAGGGTGCCGGCGAAGAGCTGGCTGCCGGTGTCGCTGACCAGCACCTGGCGGCGTACGTCGTCGAGCCCGGCGCGGGCCAGGTCGACCCCGCCGAGGGTCACGCCCCAGTCGTTGCCGGCGCGCTCCTCGTCGAGGGCGGCGATCCGGGCCCGCTCGAGCGCCCGGGCGGCGCGGGCCTGGCGGGCCGCCCGACCGCGCGCGCCCTCCTCGCCCTCGGCGGGGACCGGCTCGGTGTCGGCCGGGAGGTAGCGCCCGAGGCGGTCGGCCAGCGCAGCGCTCTGCTCCGGGACGGCGCTGACGACCACGGTCAGCCGGCCCGGCTCGACGGTGAGGTCGCTGGCCGAGTCGTGCAGGGCGGCGGACCCGTCGAGGGCGACGGGCTGCGCGGGGTCTCGCCAGGGCGGGCGCTGCTCGAAGATCGCGATCGCCTTGCGGGCGCTCACCAGCGAGCGGGTGCCCTTCTGCACGAACTCGAAGAAGGTGCGGATCGGGCCGACCATGAAGAGGCCGTAGCCCAGGAAGGTGATCAGCTCGCCCACGCTGAGCGCGCCCTCGCGGACCTGGCGGGTGCCGAGCCACACCAGGCTCACGAGGAAGAGGCCGGAGAAGAGGACGCCGACGGCCTCGACGGCCGCCTGCCAGATGCCGGCCGAGATCCCGGCGCGCCGGGCCGACTGCGACTGGCGCGCGTAGTTGGCGCCGAAGGTCTGCTCGCCGCCGATGCCCCGCAGGATGCGGAGGCCGGCCACGATGTCGGTGGCCAGCGAGGTGAGCTCGGAGGTGCGCGAGCGCTCGACCTGCTGGCGTCGGTGCAGCGGGCGCAGGAGCGGCAGGGCGGCGCCGACCAGCAGGGGCGCCGCGACCAGGGTGAGCAGACCGAGCTGCCACGACATGGTCAGCACGATGAAGGCGACGGTCAGGTAGGACACCAGCTGCCCCACGGTGCGCGCGAGGATCTCGGTGAGCGCGCCGAACTCGTCGGAGTCGCTCGAGGCCACGCTCAGCACCTCGCCGGTGGGGGAGCGGCGCGGCAGCACGTGGCCCATCTGCGCGACCTTGCGGGTGACCATCTCGAGCGTGCCGTAGAGGCTCACCAGCCAGCTCCGCACGACCAGCGTGTGCGACACGATGCCGAAGACGCCGCCGATCACCACCACGAGCAGCAGGAGCGCGGCCCACCCGGCCAGCGCCCGCTCCGAGCCGCCGACGATGCCCTCGTCCACGGCGCGGCCGAAGATCCAGGGCCCGAGCGTCATCGGCAGGAACCACAAGGCGTAGCAGAGTGACGAGAGCGCGATCAGCGCCTTCTGGCGGCCCAGCACCCACCGCAGGAACGCCGCGGGCGACCGGGTGTCGGGGTCCGGCGTGGGTGCGTCGTCGGTGCCGGTGAAGAACGTCGCGATCCGGGGTGGGTAGTCCTGCATGTCGTGCCCGACCCTAGGCGCTCTCACCCGCTCGCCACGATGCAATTAACCGTGAGCGGCCTCACGCTGCGCCGTACGCCGGGTAGTCGGTGTAGCCCTCGGCGTCGCCGCCGTAGAACGACTCCGGTCGCTGCTCGTTGAGCGGCAGGTCCTCGGCCAGGCGGCGCGGCAGGTCGGGGTTGGCGATGAAGGTGCGGCCGAAGGCGGCCGCGTCGACGAGCCCGGCGCCGATCAGCCGGTCGGCCTTGGCACGGTCGTAGCCGCCTGCGCCGACGATGGGTCCGGGGTGGGCCTCGCGCAGCGCGCGGCGGTAGTCGTCGTCGAGCTCGGGGCCGCCGGCCCAGTCGGGCTCGGAGAGGTGGAGGAAGGCCAGGTCGCGCCGGCCCAGCTCGCGGGCCACGTGGAGACCGGCCTCCGCGCCCTCGGGGTCGGAGGTGCCGTTGAAGGAACCGATCGGCGAGATGCGGATCGCGACCCGGTCCGCGGACCACGCGTCGACCACCGCGTCGGTGACCTCGAGCATGAGCCGCGCGCGGTTGGCCAGCGAGCCGCCGTACGAGTCGGTGCGCAGGTTGCTGTCCGCGGCGAGGAACTGGTGGAGCAGGTAGCCGTGGGCGCCGTGGATCTCGACGAGGTCGAAACCGGCCTCGCGGGCGTTGACGGTGGCGCGGCGGTAGTCCTCCACGACGCGCGGGATCTCCTCGGTCCGCAGCGCCCGCGGCACCGGGCACGCCACGCGCGTCGGGCGCCCGTCCTCCCCGCGCACCGTCGTGCGGTTGCGGTAGGGGCCGGCGCTGGCCGACACCGGGAGCTCGCCGTCGTGGAAGGACTCGTGGGAGACCCGGCCGACGTGCCACAGCTGGGCCGCGACCAGGCCGCCGGCCTTGTGGACCGCGTCGGTGACGCGGCGCCACCCGGCGACCTGCTCCTCGCTGTGGATGCCCGGGGTGTCCATGTAGCCCTTGCCCTCGGGGCTGACCTGCGTGCCCTCGCTGATCAGCAGGCCGGCGCTGGCCCGCTGGACGTAGTACTCGGCCATCAGGTCGTTGGCGACGTCGCCGGGGGCCGTGGCCCGCATCCGGGTGAGCGGTGCCATCAGGACGCGGTTCTGCGTCGTCACGGCACCGAGGGTCAGGGGATCGAGGAGGGAGGGCACGACAGGCGCCAACAGGGGGCCGTGCCCGGGTATTCCGGCCGACGGGACCCCTCCGGGCGGTGTGCCGGGCACCACCCCCGAGGCAGGATGGGGCGCGTGACGCTCCTCTCCCAGCTGCGAGACG
This sequence is a window from Nocardioides sp. S5. Protein-coding genes within it:
- a CDS encoding ABC transporter ATP-binding protein, with the protein product MQDYPPRIATFFTGTDDAPTPDPDTRSPAAFLRWVLGRQKALIALSSLCYALWFLPMTLGPWIFGRAVDEGIVGGSERALAGWAALLLLVVVIGGVFGIVSHTLVVRSWLVSLYGTLEMVTRKVAQMGHVLPRRSPTGEVLSVASSDSDEFGALTEILARTVGQLVSYLTVAFIVLTMSWQLGLLTLVAAPLLVGAALPLLRPLHRRQQVERSRTSELTSLATDIVAGLRILRGIGGEQTFGANYARQSQSARRAGISAGIWQAAVEAVGVLFSGLFLVSLVWLGTRQVREGALSVGELITFLGYGLFMVGPIRTFFEFVQKGTRSLVSARKAIAIFEQRPPWRDPAQPVALDGSAALHDSASDLTVEPGRLTVVVSAVPEQSAALADRLGRYLPADTEPVPAEGEEGARGRAARQARAARALERARIAALDEERAGNDWGVTLGGVDLARAGLDDVRRQVLVSDTGSQLFAGTLQDAVDPHGRLTREQAEHALRVANAEDVYDALPEGWQGELDERGRGLSGGQRQRVVLARAVAADPPVLVLVEPTSAVDAHTEARIAERVAVTRSGRTTVVMTVSPLWLHHADHVVLLHDGTVVAEGAHADLLAGNDDYRRVVARALDDEEVVR
- the nemA gene encoding N-ethylmaleimide reductase produces the protein MPSLLDPLTLGAVTTQNRVLMAPLTRMRATAPGDVANDLMAEYYVQRASAGLLISEGTQVSPEGKGYMDTPGIHSEEQVAGWRRVTDAVHKAGGLVAAQLWHVGRVSHESFHDGELPVSASAGPYRNRTTVRGEDGRPTRVACPVPRALRTEEIPRVVEDYRRATVNAREAGFDLVEIHGAHGYLLHQFLAADSNLRTDSYGGSLANRARLMLEVTDAVVDAWSADRVAIRISPIGSFNGTSDPEGAEAGLHVARELGRRDLAFLHLSEPDWAGGPELDDDYRRALREAHPGPIVGAGGYDRAKADRLIGAGLVDAAAFGRTFIANPDLPRRLAEDLPLNEQRPESFYGGDAEGYTDYPAYGAA